CTACATAAAAGAGGAAGGTTTTGAGCTCTTTCTGGACCTTAAGCTTCACGACATTCCCAATACGGTAAAGGAAGGAGTTTTATCTGCAAAGGAGTTGGGTGCGGACTATCTTACAATTCATATATCCGCAGGAAAATCTGCCCTCAGGTCTGCAGTGGAGGTAAAAGGAAAGCTCAAGCTACTTGGAGTCACTCTGCTAACAAGCCTTGACGATGAGGATATAAAAGACATTGGTTTTTGCAAAGACAGAGAGGAACAGGTTTTCCACCTTATAGAGCTTGCCCTCAAGGAAGGCTTTGACGGTATAGTGTGCTCTGGCAGGGAGCTAAGCTATCTCAAAGAGAAAGCCTCTAAGCCTTTTATTGCGGTTGTTCCCGGTGTTAGGTTGGAGGGAGACCCTGTGGAAGACCAAAAGAGGGTGGTAAGCCTTGAAGAGGCTCTAAGTGCTGGTGCGGATATAATTGTGATGGGTAGAAGTATTTTGAGGGCGGAGAATCCTGTNNNNNNNNNNNNNNNNNNNNNNNNNNNNNNNNNNNNNNNNNNNNNNNNNNNNNNNNNNNNNNNNNNNNNNNNNNNNNNNNNNNNNNNNNNNNNNNNNNNNCTTTGGATACAGGTAGCACACATGCCACAAGGGGGCTCAGTTCCCATATAGCAGGAATAGGTCTTTTCAAAGGGGACGCCAAGCTCCTTTCCAAGTTTTGCTATATCTACCTTACTCATACCAAGAAAGGGAGCGTATACGTGCACTCTTCTTTTTGTTTTTGCCACGTAGGCAGAGCCAGCGTTTATGGCGGATTCCATTGCAGTTATAAACTCTGTCCTGCAGTCGGGGTAGGGAGTATCAAGGGCGTGAACGCCTATGGCTA
The Aquificaceae bacterium DNA segment above includes these coding regions:
- the pyrF gene encoding orotidine-5'-phosphate decarboxylase, producing the protein MAKLCIALDTNLQQAKDLVRSLRGYPLLFKVGYKLFICHHRAITDYIKEEGFELFLDLKLHDIPNTVKEGVLSAKELGADYLTIHISAGKSALRSAVEVKGKLKLLGVTLLTSLDDEDIKDIGFCKDREEQVFHLIELALKEGFDGIVCSGRELSYLKEKASKPFIAVVPGVRLEGDPVEDQKRVVSLEEALSAGADIIVMGRSILRAENPV